The window CAAATGTTTATGTTCCTTCAAAATCGTTTTATACTTGAAAGCTCAACAAACTCAAAATTTGTAATCACATTCTCCATCGACTCGATTAAAGTTTTTTTCTTTGGAAATCGTGTTACGTCTAACTGCATATTTACAATATAGTCGTGGTGATCAATTGGATCTTTGTTTATAATTTACATCTCTTTGAGAGAGAGAAGGAAGCATGTATTGCTTGCTATGTTAAGGGTTTCATCAAAATTCataaaacataagaaaatcaccAAACTGCATGTCTGAAAATCCGTTTCCAAGGCTTCCTTCTTTTCGATTTTTCTTTTGATGAGGGTTTGTTAGAGTTGTTAcaacatgataaaagcatttctCGTGTGTAGCTAATACTGTAACGGATGAAGGAAGAAAAGAGAAGCAAGTAATTGCTTGTAATGTTCAAAGTTGTCCTATAATTAATAGTTTTATGAGATAAAGAAAAAGTTTACATTAAAGGTGTTAGGCTTCCTACTAAGTAAGCTTGCCTACACTTGTGTTTTCTTTTATAAAAGTGGAATGACGTTTGGCTTTTAGCTTTAGATTGGCTTAACAGTTACAATTAGTAGAATTCTCAATAgtgtttaagttatatacaccgaGAGCTTCAAATATCATCAGATCATTTTTACATGTTGTTGGCGTATATGTAATCTATCTTATTTTCAAGACTACAAATATCATATCTTAAGAAGATTTATCTAAAGATATGGTTTGATTAATACTTGATAGTGTAGATAATTTTTTATATTGACGGTGTGTATAAGTTAAACTCTTTTCCATAAGTTCTTAGCTGCTATTAATGTTAAACAAAGTACTTCAAACACAGAGAAACCAggaaaacaacaaaagaaaaagagCAATATATAGACTTCCATTATACGATTTTTATCAACTTAATTAGGAATCAAGGTGTGATATCCAACTCAACTTCATTATATATAAGAAATCAAGGTAATCTTCTTTGCTTCCACTCATTAACCAAAGGGTTTTCATCTTTTTGGACAGTATGCAATCATCTATGTCACTACTGATTTACCATTCAATCCTCGTCAAAAATCCAATCATGTTGTCCTTAACTTACACTAAATAATCTTTCCAtttaggatttaagttatatgtGTGACAATGTAAAGAATTATTACATGCTATAACATGTTACCTATTATTTATTACATATTACCAATTAATGATTACTAAATAGTGATAAAACATAGTAGTAAATAATTTGTATACCATTGATCAACGAATGCATAGACTTAAACCAACTTTTTGTTTCCTTTTCAATTCATGACCTTAAGTTATAATACATAGACACCGATAATATAAAGAATTTATATGCTCTCAATGTGATTTAACTGGTTATAGCAGGCCAAGTTAAAAAATATGATAGTGTAAAAATTCTTTTCAGGTACTCATCATTGTACAAAATATAAACTATTTTCGACTTTGCAGGATAATGAGAAGAAAAACATCTTAGGAGTTCAAACACTTCGAAACACAATTATGGGAGCAACCTTAATGGCAACCACATCAGTCCTTCTCTGTTCAGGCCTTGCAGCTGTAATAAGTAGCACTTACAGTGTCAAAAAACCATTAAACGACGCCGTTTATGGGGCACATGGAGAATTCATGGTGGCACTAAAATATGTGACAGTTCTACTCATTTTCCTATTCTCATTCATTTGTCACACTTTATCTATAAGGTTCATAAACCAAGTGAATTTCCTCATCAATTGCCCAGCAGACAATTTGGGAATAGTGAGTCCAGAATATGTCTCAGAGTTATTAGAAAAGGGGTTTTTTCTTAACACTGTAGGTAATAGGTTGTTTTATGCTGCTTTGCCTCTCTTGCTTTGGATTTTTGGGCCTGTCTTAGTCTTCTTGTGTTTTATTACTATAGTTCCTATGTTTTATAATCTTGACTTTGTGTTTTGTAACGCAAAGGGTAAAATGGACCCTCCTCAGAATGGTAATGGTACTGAATTTGTATCTGTGTGAGAAAAGATATACCTAACTGATGGACTATATATTATCAATATCATTGTTGTAATTAATCAGTTTGATTTAGTTTGAACTTCGTCCAATCTATATTAATTCTGCATTTAATTTAGTACTATAAATATTTactaaacaacaacaacacaccCAATGAAATTTCACAAGTGCGGTCTTGGGAAGGCAGTGTGTACACAGATCTTACATCTACCCTGAGACTATTTCCGATAAACCATCGGCTCAAGAACTATAAATATTTACTACCTATAACTATAATTAGTGTTTGTCTTATTGCTAGAAAACTTCAATTGCAAGAATCAACTCTATTTTGGAGTTACTTTATGAATTATTTCATTTAGCACCCTTAACATTTTGTTCTTGAGAAACAACACTACCCCTTTTACCTTTTGATGGGAAAGAGAACCATGCTTAACCTTAATGAATTAAGGTTAAATATCTAAAATATATTATCGTCTTTAACCAAAAATAACAATACCGATGACTATATAAGCTAGAAAATTCAATTATAACTAATAAAACAAGCGGAAAGCGACTCCGCTTCTAGGGTGATTTGCACAAATAGGACACTTCAGTGCCACTATTGATTTTTTTACCTGCTTACCCCAAGGGCGGAACTTCAGCTTTAACAAGTGTTATATCTCGTTTGCCACATGAACAACacttttaacttctaatattAAAGGTTTGGTCACGAGACAAGTGGGAAATCAATACCATCTATTTTTAAAGACATTGGGTATAATTTCCAGTGGCTTCTATATATACAAACCAGCTTGTTGCGTAATATTGGCCTATTTTCTCGGTCTACGTTTTGCTATTCTCGTTATTAGTTGGGTCCAGTTACAGAAGCCTTTGGACAACAAGAATATTGGCCCCAAATCAGTAATCACAAAGCAGCTTTCAATCTTGAAGCAAATCAACtcccaagaaaaataaaaaggaattGCTTCTTGTGATTTTGATTAAtgcaatttattttaaaaaggaATAAATCAAACCGAACAAGTAAAAAATCTAAAGATTTACTTTGATTGATCTGCTAATTAAAAACCGAAAAATGCCATTTGTTGGACCTTTGCAAGGATCTTGAAGATGGAATAATGGATTTTTTGAAGTTTGAACCGCACATGTTATGTTAATTGATAGGACAAGGATGGTCTATACAAAAAAAATATCCATGTGCAATGGCATCAATTTTTGTACCTCATGTCCCTTTTCCTTTCGTCAAAGTTGATGTTACTCCTACTAATTTTGATTGTGTTCCGATTAGTTTTCGTGCACATTTAATAATTTattgtatatatattatttttttatcagtacaaaaatcaaactcgttaatgtttgaactttgaataaatataaataatcaTATAGCTCCATTTATGCTAAAAATTGAACATTAATCCATAATATTATTACCttaattctttaaattctttTTCTATTTGTCTAAACCTCTCTTTGTCGACTAGATTCAATGAATTTTTAATATGTTTAACAATAGTCTTTAAAGTACATTTATGGATAAGATTTTCAAGAATCTATTGAGCGACTTGTTTTCAGTTCAAGATTTTTCCATGAAATTTAACTTCCCCAATATCACCGCattaaattttgataaaaaattgcGGAAAACGAGTGAATTAAGGAAACTGTCCAGGTTCAATGAACCTaggcttttccttttttttttttttttctattaatattttctttccttttcttaaTTTTATTGAATGGTAGTACTAAGTTGTAAACAACGTTTGTGGACTCAAAAAGGCATTCATTTGTACTGCTCTTTCATATCATGCAAAAATGCCATtaacatacatacatatacatatatacaagtTTGTTGACTCACTCAAATGTCAAAGATTTGAAGAGatggaaaatataataaaatagtaCTTGGGAAATACTATTAAAATACTGTTGTCACGTACAAGGCATGACATTGATTTTGATAGAGTTAGGTGAAATTggtttcttttggcatgatctttgAATACAGGAACTTGTTCGAGTTAGGTGAAATTGGATTTTGCTATACTAACATAATTTTTAACAAAATGCATTTTACTGGCGTTGATCTTATACGAGCATATTGCAACGACATGGCATGAAAATATGACATATAATGTGATTTATTCTGGTATATTTACTAAAACTCTAATTGCATAAACAAGATCTTTTATAACCCTTAAGGAAATGAAACTGGAATTAAATTATGCCTATTGTAACATTTTATTGACATAAATAGAACCATTTGTACTTTGTATAGGTACAACTAGGGACAGAGTTAAATGGGCGGATTTCGCCCGAAAATTATACCGTGCATATAATGTAAATAAAATTCATGTAAAGATATTAAATGTTAAGCCCCATTATCTTTTTGCATGtttaattttttcattttttgaatTCCCGATAAAAATTCTACCATTGGTGCAACTAGTTTTGTTTCTTCAATAGTGCTATAGCACCATCTTCTACGCGTATTTCATTCAtctttattaaaaaataattcagTAAGAATATTCAAAAGTCAATAAGGATTTTCTCCCATTTTTTTATTTGTGGAAAGCATATTTCATGACACATACATTATACACGCTCATAGATTCGTACATACATATACAGAAAGGTATAATACATAATTTCTATAAATACTTTATTCTCCTCCTTCTCCCTAAACGACACACAAAGAGTGATAGATacagaaagagagagagaatacCCACATTGCTCTCTCTATTTGAACAAATTGTGTACAAGAGAGTCAACATTTCATTTGAAAGGCATTGCCTTTTATTGATTTGAACATAATAAGATTTATTGGTTAGTATTTTATTTGATTTCCATTTTTCCCCCTTTTTCCTTATTTAGATTTTTCTCTTTTCTGGGTGTTCATCACATTTTGCAATTTTATGCATCCCCTTAAGTTTCCTACGATTTTCACAGTTTTTTCTCTGTTTATCCGTCGGAAGGTGCATAATCATGTTGTACATTGAGCTGCAACACTTGTACTATCCTCTTGTTTTGACCATCTTTTGCGAGTGAGTATAAGCTGATTTGACCTTTTCTGATACCTCGCAATGTGACAACTAGAAAACCCAGTTGGTCTTTTCTTTTATgacctattttattttattctaactctatttttttCCCACCATTTTCAGAAATTAATGGTTGTCTGTATTCCTTTTCGCCTGACGGAGAAAAATAATTGGCGGataataagaaaaataataaattaatttatgttATGGTTAATAGTGCAGGTATTAAATTGAGGAAGATTCACAATcatggtattttggatttttgggtaTGGTTCATTGGTATGGAACCCTGGATTTGATTATGATGAGAAATTTATTGGTTACATAAAGGATTACAGGCGTGTGTTTGATCTTGGTACGTTATTTTCTTATTGTTGATTTCTATTTGTCGAAGTGTGAAATACTAAAATTTCATGATTTTTGTTGAATATATTATCAGCTTGCATTGATCATAGAGGTACACCTGAACACCCTGCAAGAACTTGCACTTTGGATGAAAGCAAAGGATCCATTTGCGTAAGTTGATATTAGCATCCATTTACTACCTTTCTGAACTTCTTCTCTGAAGAGTAAGTTTTAGACATATCGATTTGCATATTCTAAGGTAATCATAAGTAAATCTTTATGACAatcattaatatatatataatatgtaaaACCTGATAACAGTGGTAACTAAAACTATACTAAAGGGCAGCCCGAtgtactaagctcccgctatgcgcggagtCCGGGAAAGgatcggaccacaagggtctattgtacgcactCTTactctgcatttctgcaagatgctgtttccacggctcgaactgatgacctcctggtcacttggcagcaactttaccagttacgcttGGCTCCCCTTCGTAAAACTATACTGCGGtgtaaaaattcttttttttttaaaattagtgGTTGTGTAAAAGAATCGTTACACTTTATATTAACTTAAACCTTTTCCATATGTAGCCTAACATGTTGAAATTGATCTCACAAGTAAACTGAAGTTTTATATTAATTCATAGCCAATCAATTCAACTTATTTGTGGATTTTCTTTCAGTGGGGTGCTGCTTATTGTGTGCGAGGAGGacctgaaaaagaaaagaaggcaATGGAGGTACATTGACTCTgagctttaattttttttttttttttacataccCTCTCAACAGCGAATTTATTTTTCAGAACATATATTGTTTGGAAGTGATCCTGATAGTTTCTTGTTTGGTTTACAGTATTTAGAAAGAAGGGAGTGCGAGTATGATAGCAAGACTTTGGTGGACTTCTTCACTGTAAGTCGATAATCCTTTGATATTTTGTTTGATATCTGGTCTCATGTTAGTAAAGCTCTTAAAATACTGTATGTTATAACTTGAAATTCTGAACTTGTTATCCTGTTATAAAAGGGCACAGAACACGTGACTTAAGTTAACATTGAATTGCATGTTTGGCTTAGTTGAAACATATTTGTTCTTTCTATTTCAGGAAGAAAACTCCTTACATCCAGCCTTAACTGGAGTGATAGTGTAAGTTCTTTGGCTGTTGTCCTTTTATATCTTTCTTTCCTATCTAAGCACTATCTAATAAATCACTATGAAATGCAAATCAAAGAACACAATAGATGGTAGAGAATTAGTATATATGGTCATTGACTTGATTCAAATACTTATTTCAGGTTTACATCCACTCCTgacaaagtaaataataaatactATCTTGGTCCTGCTCCACTGGAAGAGATGGCTAGGTGAGATTTATCCTTCTGTTATCTGCTCCTTCCTTCAAATATTTTCTGAGATAAATCACTTTTAATACATCCTAATTTTACATATTGCAGGCAAATTGCAACTGCCTCTGGACCATGTGGAAATAACAGGGAGTATATATTCAAAATGGAGAAGGCTTTGTATGATATTGGCCATGAAGATGATTACATCATTGAGCTGGCTAATGAAGTGCGAAAAGTTCTTGGAATTGTGGGATCTTTCCCAAAGGAGAAGAAGTTACTTGGTCCTTCCCAAATTCCACTCAGATCTCACATTTCACCTGTGAAAATCCGCCCCTTGCCAGAAGCTATAGCTGCTGCTGCTGCAGACTCCTGACGAAGGAAATGATCCATTGTTCTTTAGGACGATGAAGTTTTCCTTTTCTGACCTGACTAATCTAGTTAACTGCTAGAGTTATGTCTTCCACAAAATGTTACATATCCAGTGATCTGTTTTTTAAAGTGTCCCCTGTGTTTTCTCTTTTCCTTTAAATTTAGATTAGGAAGCTAGAAAGTGGGGTAGGATAACGAGTTGAGTTGACATTCTAACCAGCCAGACGAATTTGTGGCTAGCGTGAACATGGATCTTGAGTTATTTTGAGCCCGATATTATGAAATTTGATTAGTAGCTTACATGTTGTGAGTACATGATCAATTCAAGAACTAAGATGGGCCATTTCTTTCCCTTATGCAGGTTGACAATGATCCCTTTCtttctttaaattattaaaacaTATTAAATTCGTAATTAGTTACAATGTTTACCGCCTGCTGCAATGAGCTCTTGAAGACGTCTAAAGGTTAGATACTCTAGATATTGTTTGATCATATTCATGCCGTGCTTTTGCGGCGTTCTTCTTCTTCAGGTTGTGTAGTTGTGGCTATCTGGCGGAATAATGGTCGGGAAGTGAGAGGGAGGAAGGCAAAAACttaaatgtgcagaagcgtaacatgagtacaccacaacagtactcagtaagtatcaagtctaacctcgatagagtagtgacgaggctaggtcatgacacctactaggacaagataaACCGACAAAGTATAATAAAGACCAATAACGGAAAACGAGAAAATGAATGATAACAAAGCAGTACAGTATAATGTAGGCTAATGACAGAATTTAAGGCAAGGAAGGCATCGAGAAGTGAACTCGTGATGAGAACAATAAGTAATCAAATACGGACAAATACAAGACAATAAAGAAAATAACAAGAAATGTTCAACCAACAAAACCTTTTTAACATGAAATGTACAACAACAATCACTCAAATGTAATTATGAAACACTTGATTTGCATGTCAGCCTGAGTGGTTCACTGGACATGCCTTTGTCAAGCATAGGCGTATCTGGTTAGCCGTTAAGATGTAATGACTAACTGACAAGTTTGATTGGCTATCATGTAATAACTAGAAAAATTTACCTTAGTAAGAAATTGTGAATTTCGGGCAAAGATATGAAATTTCTTATCTGTCAGCAACGTTGTAGTCGTGAGTTTCATCTCTAACTTTACCTTCAGCTGAATCAACCtgcaaaaacaattacatatgtTAAATGAGAAATTAAATTCTAGTTGTTGCCAAAAAGAAGAGGCAAGTTCTGTTTAATAcgtgtttacccaaaaaacggatagagttgaatttatacatagttctaaggatacgtggtacaacttggtacaaatcggaaagtaagtagaaatatatcgaatattgacttgtaaagaatgaaatacaaaccaataTTGAATCGGGAAGCGATTTTATGAactagcaagatgaatcaatgtataaagctcaCAAGAGGATAGTCTCTACTGTATTTATCTGAATATAAGAGTGTTTGTATGCCTGAATGTGTcctccttacagaaataatagtcatccctcttatagtggagggatcctactttggatataattttaaaaaaaatagtggGGAACCTATAATAGAATAGCTTTTCCCAAATTTCCGCAGAGATTCTCTCTCCTGAGTGCgtttgtaacggctcttgtctcatggctcgatcttgatcggacttggtattggtTGATTCCCAGATTTAGAGCccgatattgactcgggctcgatattgacttggggcccggtattgactcgagctcggtacgGGTCGGTCTCTGGCTCTAAAGCTCGATAACGCCGcttcgcatcatagttcgattttgaTTCGAGCTCGGTGATGACTTCGAgttcggtatttgatcggtcttAGAAATTTGAGCTCGGTATACTGGCTTCGGATCTCATACCTGATATTACGAGGATGACcctcggtccatcatgttccaatcttgactaatcatatgaaggtcgaaaccggttttgactgtatacagatagtcccctcatttctcgggaagaatgtggcgagaaacgacatgattttctaGTGGTATGACTCGATACaaactgacgtttgcatcgagtcATACTACTGGAaagtttgcatcgagcccgaccgtgacgtacgtgatagctgtcccgtcgttttagtttaccaaggcattaaatgcgtgtcagGCGATGGTCGGCCATTGTCGACACTGAACCGTCATTTCCAACCCTATAAATAGCCcctttttttttaatcattttttacttttacatctccaaattctctaagttccctttcgcatcttctgagttcttcatctgtaAATTTGTATTATTTACTGCAAAATCCCTCTTTAGAACACCAAACTTTGTCATCTTCCTCTATCCTCAATCTTCAAATCCTAATGGCAAAAATGTTAAaaaccgttcctcaaaaagaaaaagtttcttcttcgcggcccgccggcgacaaaacaccggtggagccacgacctgaggagtgtgttcccggggggtgtgttcttacctctgattttaagatCGACAAAGCTTCGCCGGTCCCTGGttgatgtgagccagtatcgagatatatgtgctcgataaccgagggCCATCTTAAGCAAttaaggaaagattgcaactgggaggacatagaagtgataatcccgactcccgaagaagatattactacccatgtgaaagggtttttaagtgtgtatacttaccctttcacgttgggccctctcgaccctgttgtcatcgatttttgccgccaatatcaagtaaccctaggccaaatccatccttctttttggcggatcgttattttgattcgcttcttcgtgaacaaagtcgaggggatgcctttcacccttgaccacctcattagattgtacagcccatgcctctatcgaggtgggttaataaaactccattgccgggctaccaaagtgatgttctcgagcatagacgaggacaaagaCCGGGGCTGGATAggcag is drawn from Nicotiana tomentosiformis chromosome 12, ASM39032v3, whole genome shotgun sequence and contains these coding sequences:
- the LOC104105646 gene encoding gamma-glutamylcyclotransferase 2-1-like — translated: MVFWIFGYGSLVWNPGFDYDEKFIGYIKDYRRVFDLACIDHRGTPEHPARTCTLDESKGSICWGAAYCVRGGPEKEKKAMEYLERRECEYDSKTLVDFFTEENSLHPALTGVIVFTSTPDKVNNKYYLGPAPLEEMARQIATASGPCGNNREYIFKMEKALYDIGHEDDYIIELANEVRKVLGIVGSFPKEKKLLGPSQIPLRSHISPVKIRPLPEAIAAAAADS
- the LOC104105645 gene encoding uncharacterized protein, with amino-acid sequence MEWRKCYLDVILVPLGFMICMGYHVWLWHKVRTQPLTTIIGTNSSGRRLWVSAIMKDNEKKNILGVQTLRNTIMGATLMATTSVLLCSGLAAVISSTYSVKKPLNDAVYGAHGEFMVALKYVTVLLIFLFSFICHTLSIRFINQVNFLINCPADNLGIVSPEYVSELLEKGFFLNTVGNRLFYAALPLLLWIFGPVLVFLCFITIVPMFYNLDFVFCNAKGKMDPPQNGNGTEFVSV